From the genome of Macaca thibetana thibetana isolate TM-01 chromosome 8, ASM2454274v1, whole genome shotgun sequence:
GCTGCCATTCTCCTGGTGGCCCTGCAGGCCCAGGCTGAGCCACTCCAGGCAAGAACTGACGAGGCTACTGCAGCCCAGGAGCAGATTCCAACAGACAACCCAGAAGTGGTTGTTTCCCTTGCCTGGGATGAAAGCTTGGCTCCAAAGGATTCAGGTGAGAGAGACCAGCATGT
Proteins encoded in this window:
- the LOC126961092 gene encoding neutrophil defensin 3, translating into MRTLVILAAILLVALQAQAEPLQARTDEATAAQEQIPTDNPEVVVSLAWDESLAPKDSVPGLRKNMACYCRIPACLAGERRYGTCFYRRRVWAFCC